The window ATTTACGGGCGGGCGGATTTCCTGGCCAGCGATTACTATAACGGTGTCGATCCCCTGCGGATGGCCGGTCCCCGCGTGGTGTTTGGTATCGACTGGGTGTTCCTCGATTGACAGGGCTATCCGGCGTAACCGCATGCGCGAGCAGCGGGAACAGCCATCCTGCGGTTTCCGACGATAATATGTGCTGTAAGTTCACCCTCGCACGCTTTTTGCATTCCAGACCAACAGGATTTGCAGTAAATGGTTTTTTCGTGGCGATAACATTTATCCGCCAGACCGCCTTGATGGCGATAAGTTACGGGGAATAATATATTTACATATCTATTGGCGCTGAAGGATAAATGACAGCCTCTCTCAGGACCGGTGCTGGCGCGACAGCGCAGTCGAGGGTATTTTCTGCCGGATTCCGCGAGAACGGAGAGACAGAAAGCTCAACGGGACTTAAAGTTGCATCCATTTTGGTTCGATATCAGAACAGGGACATTACGCGTCCGAAACTGAGAGGTAAACGTGCACAGGCTTAGCTTGATTACCGCGGCATTTATCATGCTCGCACTGACCGCCGGCGGTTTGACGGCGCAAACCGCCACAGTCCGCCGGCAGGCGTCGCTGATGGACATGCCCGGCGGCGGCGAGGCGGTGGTGCTCGACGTGCTCAGCCAGGGTATGAGCGTGGAGGTGCTGACAATCCAGGGCAACTGGGTGCGGGTGCGGATTCCCGCCACCAGCGAAGTCGGCTGGGTCGAGAGCGCGGTGCTGGCCCGCGTGAGCTCCGGTACGGGCGATGCTTCCGACATGCCGGGCGGGGTGGGTATGAGCGGAAGGGAGATGGAGAGAGTGGAAGGCAGGGTGGAAGCGATGACCGGCGACCTTGAGGATATCGAAGCACGGATTGACAGCCTGCTGACCGGAATGTCCGGTGAGGAAAGCGCCGCCGCGGGCGAGGGTGCGATGGAAGGCGAGCAAGATTTGCGTGGTTCCGGCGGGATGATGCGAGCCGCGCCTTACGGCGTTTACACGGCACTTCCGGAAGGCGATTACCGCTGGCGCAACCAGTTCCTGATGGGCACGTATATCCGCGGCGGTCAGAACTACTACGGTCTGGCGCTCACCCGCGCTCTGGACAGCAGGGGCCGCAACGTGCTGGTTGGACGCGCACAGTACGGCCTCGGTGAAATCAGGGGCAAGACGGATGATTTTATCGACTGGACAGTGGGCATGGATTTCAATCTTTTTCCCGAAACCTATGTTATTTACCCCTATTTCGGCGCGCATTTCGGCATGCGGCATCTGCTCGAAGACACACTTGCCGACCGTCATTTCTTCATCGCCGCGCCAACGCTGGGGATTCGCGCCGAGCTGGGCAATATTTTTACCCTCGGCGCCGAACTCCGCGGCCTGTTCCGTTTCGAGAGCGGCCACCGTCGCGACGACGGGATGGTCGGGTTCACCTGCGGTTACAGCTGGTAAGCCCTGTCAAGTTCGGTCACACAGTACAACTCCCCGATTTCCCGGATAATCGTCTCCACAATTTATGCTCCCGCGAGTACTTTCCGCGCTCTATTTGCCGAAAATTGATTGACTTTTTTGCAATTAGAAGTAAATTAGAAACCTGAGCATCGATTCCTTGTCTCCCTCCGAAACCATTGCAGTTCTTGAAGATAGAATATTGTATTCCCGGGCTGAGCCTGGACCTGTTATCGCCGCATTAACCCGGCGGGCAAGCTGAGTTGGACGGGAATCCATGACCGGCATTCCAGCGGATTGTTTACCATTCCCGGATCATGCCGGATCGGATGAATTACTTTCCATCGAATTCTTCTATCCGGACAGCTTCTGCCTCCATACACGTCCCGGCATTGGAAACCGATAGCGAACCATATAGACAAGAACTGATTTGAAAATATTTATCAATTGATTGACTGGAAATCGCGCACCCGCTACAGGAGGATTAAATGAGAAAATCTGGTCCGGCAGCACTTTTGTTTTTCGCAGCCGTGTTTGCCGCAGCAAACGTTTTCGCCCTGAGCAATTCGCTGGAGGAGCTGCTCCGCGACGAAGAAATAATCATGCCCGATAACCTGGAGGAGCGCTACGCCGGTTCCGCTGCGGTGATCGTGCTGGACAGGAAGGAAATCAACCAGAGCCGTTCGATCGATCCGGTCTATATCCGCCGTCACGTGGCGGTCAAGGTGCTGAACGAGGACGGCGTCCGCGAGTTCAGTACGGTGAAGGTGCCGTATTACGAGCAGGTCAAGGTCAACGATTTCAAGGCCCAGATCATCCGCGGCGGTCAGACTATCGAGGTCAAAGGTATCATCAACCGCGATGTGGACCTGGCAAACGCGGACAAGGATTTCATCTACCCCGTGGCGATGGGCAGCAATGTCTTCGTCCTCCGCCAGATCGAAGTTGCCCGCACCCCTACGAGCACTGACCTGCTTAAACTGACCTCAACCGATGGTTTCCACAAGCAGAAGGACAGGGCCTGGAAGATCCGCCAGATCGATTTTCCCGGCCTCCAGCCCGGTGATATTATCGAATACGAGTACCAGTTCGAGGACAAACGCGCCCAGCTCTACGGCTACTTTTATTTCGAGAGAAAACACCCGGCACTGAAACTGCAGCATATCACCCAAAACACCAGGATGTTGAAATTCAATTATGAGAGTACCAACTTTACCCGCAGGCCGAAAACCGTTTTCGAGCCGAGGTTTACCAACCAAGAAGAGTACGACAACATGCGGATCCGCGACGCCCTGCGCACGGTCGATATCAACAACCCCGACAGTTGGCAGTTCTACGGCCACCAGTATTTCGAGGTGACCCTGGACACCGTGCCGGCGTTTCCCGCCGACCTTCCGCTGGCTCCGACTTTTGCCGAGGCCGCCTCCCGGATCGATTTCCTGCTTGCCGAAATCTACAATGTCTGGTTCGCCACCGATTCCGACGCCCGGGTGCGCCGGGAGTATTTCAGCCCCAACTGGAATTTCGTCTTCAAGCGGCTTACCGAACGCAACTTTCCCAATGAAAGCCGCAGCAAGCGGGCGATCAGCGAGATCAGCAATGTGATTGCATCGGCGAATTCACCCCGGGAGAAAGTGAACGCCGCGGTGGCCTGGGCGCGCGAAAATCTGGTTTGCACAAACGAACTCGACCGCTGGGACGGCTATTACTGGAGTTCCAAAGCCGAGCATCCTGATAATGTGCTGCGCTCCAAAGAGGGCAACAGCGACGATATCGCCCATTTTCTGATCTCCGCGCTGTGGTACAACAACCTGCCGGTATTCCCGTTTTATACCAAACGCAGGTCCTCGGGCATGCTGCTGAAAAACGTGCCGATCGAAACCCAGTTCGACTGCACACTGCTGGCGCTCGAGGTCAGCCGTCGCCGCTTTGAGTTCTGGCAGCCGATCCTGGATGTGCCGATGCCGCCCGATTATATCGATCCGCAGTACGAGGGCCAGCTCGGCTTCGTCAATCAGAGCGACGACGAGGACGTGATCGTCGAGAACGCCAAGATCCCGGTCAGCGAGGCGACCAAGCACGTCTGTAAACTGGATGGCTCGTTCGAGCTGGCGGCCGACGGTACTCTGAGCGGGTCGGTGAACCAGACGCTCAACGGTCATTTCGCCACGGCGATTAAACGTCAGCTGCTGGTCCGCCAGGCGGGGCCGGCCGATGCGCTGGCCGCCATGCTCTACACCAGGTGGGGCGAAGTTACGGTCGAGGGCGAGCCGCAGATCAGCGACCCCAAGGCCCTGTCCGGCCAGATGACTGTCTCGGCTAAGCTGAGTATCCTCGGCGCCGCCACGGCCGGTGCCGACGGTCTCGTCCTCAAATCCTCGCTGCTGACCGACCCGGTAAGTATCCAGCTGGATGGTTCGGAACGCAAACTCGCGGTTGTTTATCCGCATACCGGTGACTATCAGAGTTCGTTCGAGATAACTATTCCGGCGGGTTACGCGCTGCCCGACAGCCTTCCCGAACCCGTGGAGCTCAAGACCCGCGGTTTCTATTTTACCCGGGTGGTGGCCAGGCAGTCGGACAACACTCTGCTGATCAAGCGCGATTTCGCTATCGATGGAGGTTTGAGCGTGGCCGGCAGGTTGTACAACCGGCGCTATGCTGCTCTCTACAAGCAGATTCAGGAAGCGGACGCTGTCGAGCTGACGCTGAAGAAACTTTGAGCTGACCGCGATTCGGCTCAGCGAGTTCAGCCTTGACTGGAAAGCCGCCGCTCCGGCTGGTGCGTTGATCGCCCCCGGCGGCGGCTTTCCGTCTTTAAGCTGGAGGCCCTGAGTCTTGAGGAGGATTACATGAGTGATAACGACATTCGCACCCAGCTGTTTATCGGCGGAGAATGGGTGGAAAGCGATGAGAGCTTCCCGGTGGTCAACCCCTACGATGAGTCCGAGCTGGCGCCGGTCAGCGCGGCGGGTCCCGAACATCTGGAGCAGGCTGTCCGGGCGGCCGCGGCCAGCGGGATGGAGGACCTGACAGCACACCGCCGTTACCTGGTTCTCGATGAAGTTTCCCGGCGGATCAAAGACGAGCGCGAAAAACTGACCTCCCTGATTGTCCGCGAGGCCGGCAAGCCTGTACGCTATGCCGCGGGCGAGGTGGAACGCGCCGTGCAGACATTCAGTTTCGCGGCCGGAGAGGCCCGCAGGCTGCACGGCAGTACGATGGAACTCGACGCGCATCCCGAGGGCAAGGACCATTTCGCGTTCTACCACCGCTTCCCCCTGGGCATTATCGGCGCGATCAGCCCGTTTAATTTTCCGCTCAACCTGGTGGCCCATAAAGTTGCTCCGGCGCTGGCCGCGGGCAATTCTGTGATTCTCAAGCCGGCCAGCACCACGCCGCTGGTGGCCCTGGAGCTGGCGCGGATTATCTCCGATGCCGGCGCGCCGCCGGGCGCGATCAATGTCCTGCCCGGTAGCGGGAGCAAACTCGGCTCGCCGCTGGTGGAGCACCCGGATGTCGCCATGATCACGTTCACAGGATCGCTGGAAGTGGGGCGACGGATCAGGCGTGATGCGGGGATGAAACGGGTCACGCTCGAACTCGGTTCCAACAGCGCGCTGATTGTGGATGACGACAGCCGCCTGGACGAGGCGGTATCGCGCAGCATAATCGGCGCGTTCGCCTACAGCGGCCAGGTCTGTATCTCTATCCAGCGGATCCTGCTGCGCTCTTCCCTGGCCGGCCGGTTTATTGAACAGTTCGTTCCCGCGGTGGAAAAGATCAGGGCGGGGGACCCGGCGGATCAGGCGACCGAGCTGGGTCCGATGATCGAGGAGGCCGAGGCCAGGCGAGCGCAGGAGTGGGTGGACGAGGCAGTGGCGCAGGGCGCATCGGTGCTGACCGGCGGCAGGCGCGACGGGGCGTTCTACAGCCCGACCGTGCTGGAGGATGTGGAGCACGATATGAAAGTCTACAGCTCGGAGGTGTTCGCGCCGGTGGTCTGTATCGAGCGCTACGACGATTTCGACGACGCCCTGGAGCGGGTCAACAACAGCGAATACGGCCTTCAGGCCGGCGTCTACACCTCCTCGCTGCCCAGGGCGATGGAAGCGTTCAGGCGCCTGGAGGTCGGCGGCGTGATGATCAACGATTTCCCCACTTACCGCGTGGACCAGATGCCTTACGGCGGAGTGAAGGGCAGCGGAACCGGCCGCGAGGGCCCGAAGTTCGCTGTCGAGGATATGACCGAGTTGAAACTCTGCGTGTTCAATAACTGATCAGATTACCCGGAGTACGGGGCGGCTATGAGCGGATTCAGGACCAAGGCCCTGCGGATTGTTATCTGGCCGGCGGGTTCGCTGGCGCTTGGTACTGCTGTCGCCTTCCTCTTTGCCGAGTGGTACCGGGCTGCCGACCACACCGGCAGACTGCTGGAGAGGCGAGGCTGCGGTTTCGAGGTGGTGGAAAAAGAGCTGGCCGAGGTCGCGGGCCGCCGGGCCGTGGCTTTCTCGCTGACCGATAACCTGGGCCGGGTCAGCAGCGGCTGTCTCAGCCTGCCGGCTACGGTTGCCGAGCCGCTGCCCGCGGTCTTGATCCTTGGCGGTCACGGTACCGGGGCGCGGGCGGTGGAGCTGGTGAAGCTGGACCGGCCCGCCGTACTTTGCGGCATGGATTACCCCCCGATCCCCGAACACAGGGTCCATCCGGCCCGCTTTCCCTCGCTGCTGTTCTCTCTCGACAGCCTGGTCACCGATGCAGTGGGGATGGCGTTTACCGCTATCGACTATCTCAGCGCCCACTCCGCTGTCGATTCAACCAGGATAACTGTCCTCGGGGCCAGTTTCGGGGTGCCGTTCGCCGTAATCGCCGGCCTGGACCCGCAGGTGGACGGCATGGTGCTGATCTACGGCGGCGCCGGGATGGAGCGGGTAATCGAATGGAACCTGCGCGGGAAAATCAGGTCGGGTCCGCTCAGGAGATTCGTCAGCTATATCCTGGGCACTTTTGCCGCCCCCTTCGAGCCGTCCTCTTACATCGGAGAGTTTTCACCGCGGCCGCTGCTGATTGTCAACGGGTCCGGCGATACGAAAATACCGGTTGAATCCGCCTGTCAGCTTTACGCCGCAGCCGGTGAGCCTAAGGAACAGGTTTGGGTCCAGGGGGAGCATATTCATCCCTCCAACCGTCAACTGATCGATTCGCTGACCGCGGGAATTTCTGGCTGGATGGTTCGCCAGGGCTTATTGTGATACGGTGCTGGAAAGCCGGCTGGCGGGCCGGGCCGGAGACATAAAATTCACGCGGAATTAACGGGGATATCCGGCGCATTATCCTGACGCTGCGGCACGGTTTTCATGCGGAAAAACTGTCAAGAAAAAAATTGGAGAAAAAAGTTGATTTTTCCCGAAAAGCACAATATATAGTATATGCGAAGAATCACGGTACAAGATACTCACTATTCGGGAACAAGAGGGGAACACAGATGCAAGCTGACAAAACCAGACAGAAAACTGCCCGAAAGGCCGAAGCCGGAGAAGTTGCCAACCGCCTGAAAAGCGACGTTACCGCGCGGGAAATACCGGCGGAGGAACAGTTGTTCGGCCAGGGGGTGTTCGAGTACCCCGATCGGATCGAGCGGGTGTTCACCACCGAAGGGAAGGACGTTTATTCGATGGTGAACTGGTCCCGCCGGTCGCTGAAGATGGTCGACCATACCAAGGGCAAGGTGGTCTATCAGGCTGACGAGTTGGAGTTCCCCTCCACCTGGAGCGAAAACGCCTGCAAGATCACCGCAAGCAAATATTTCAAGAAATCGAGCAGATACGAAGAAACCAGCCTTCGCCAGGTAATCGACCGGATTGTGGATACGATCGCCGACGAGGGCGGCAAGGCGGGCTATTTCGCCGCCGATGACGAGCAGGTGACTTTCCGGGCCGAATTGACGTTCATCATGCTCGACCAGCGCGCCTGTTTCAACAGCCCTGTCCTGTTCAACGTGGGTGTCCCCGGTGAGCGTCCCCAGGCCAGCGCCTGTTTCATCAACTCGGTCAAGGACGACATGCACGATATATCCAGGCTGATTGTCAACGAGGGGCAGATATTCAAGTGGGGCAGCGGCTCGGGAGTGAATTACAGCACTCTGCGTTCGGAGGGCGAGCCGCTCTCCACCGGCGGTACGGCCAGCGGCCCGCTGAGTTTCATGAAGGTGCTGGACGCCAACGCCGGAGCGATCAAGAGCGGCGGCAAGAGCCGTCGCGCGGCCAAGATGTGCGTGCTCAACGCCGACCATCCCGATATCGAGCGCTTTATCGACTGCAAGGTGGTCGAGGAGAAGAAGGCCCAGGTGCTGATCGACGCCGGTTACGACGGCTCTATCGCCGGCGAGGCCTACAGCACGATCACCTACCAGAACGCCAATAACAGCGTCCGCGTGACCGACGATTTTATGAAGGCTGTCGAGAGCGACGGCAAGTGGGAGCTTAAGGAAGTGGTCAGCCGCAAGGTGGTGCGCGAGGTTGAGGCGCGCAAGATGTTTCGCCGGATGGCCGAGGCGGTCTGGATCACCGGCGACCCTGGTATCCAGTTCGACACCACTACCAACGACTGGCATACCTGCCCCAACTCGGGACGGATTAACAGCTCCAACCCCTGCAGCGAATATGTGTTCCTCGACGACAGCGCCTGCAACCTGGCCTCGATCAACCTGCTTAAGTTTGTCGATGAGGGCGGGTTCAAGGTCGATGATTTCGCGCATACTGTGCGGGTGATGATCACCGCCCAGGAGATTCTCTGCGGCTTCGCCAAGTATCCAACTCCCGAGATCACGCGCAGCAGCCACGATTTCAGGCCCCTGGGTCTGGGCTACACCAACCTGGGCGCGCTGCTGATGACCCACGGGCTGGCCTACGACTCCGACGGCGGCCGTCAGGTGGCCGGCGCGATTACCGCGCTGATGCACGGCCTGGCCAACGAATCCAGCGGCTGGCTGGCCCGGAGGGTGGGGCCGTTCGCCGGCTACAAGACCAACGAGAAGCCGATAAGCCAGGTGCTCGACAAGCACTACGCGGTCCTGGTGAGTATCGCCCCGCGCGAGGGCAGCGAGACGCCTCCCCTGTACCGGGAGACTTACAGCCAGGCGAAGGCGAGCTGGGACCGGATCTGCTGTGAAAAGCGCTACGACAAGGGCTTCCGCAACGCGCAGGTCACGCTGCTGGCGCCCACCGGCACGATCAGTTTCTTCATGGATGCGGTCACCACCGGCGTGGAACCCGAGCTGAGCCTGATCAAGTACAAGAACCTGGTGGACGGCTCCACTTTGACCCTGGTCAACCCGCTGGTGCGCCGCAGCCTGGAGTATATGAAAGTCAAGCCCGATGTAATCGAGTGCGCCGAGAAGCATATCGAGGAACACGGTAATCTGGAGGAGTTCGGCGATCTTTCGGACGAGCAGAAGAAAGTATTCGCCACCAGCCTGGGCCAGCCGGGTAAGCTGACCACGCTGAAACCGGAGGCCCACGTGCGGATGATGGCCGCCACGCAGCCGTTCCTTTCCGGGGCGATCAGCAAGACGGTCAACATGCCGAGCGACTCGACGGTTGAGGATATCGAGAAAATCTATTTAGACGCCTGGAAGATGGGGCTTAAGTCGATCGCGATCTACCGCGACGGGTGCAAGCGCAGCCAGCCCCTGGAGGGCAAGGGGGCCAAGAAGGCCAGTCCGACCGAAGTGGCCACTGTGCCCAAGCGCCGCCGCCTGCCCACCACCCGCAAGGCGATCACCCACAAGTTCGAAATCGCCGGCCACGAGGGCTACGTTACCGCCGGGATGTACAAGGACGGTAAGCTGGGCGAGATTTTCATCCTGATGCACAAGGAAGGCTCGATCCTGTCGGGACTGCTCGACGCGTTCGGGATTATCACCAGTATCGCCCTGCAGTACGGCGCTCCGCTGGAGGTGCTGGTGGACAAGATGACCCACATGCGGTTCGAGCCGTCCGGGATGACCAAGAACAAGCAGATCCCGATCGCCAAGTCGCTGGTGGACTATATCTACCGCTGGCTGGCGATCGAGTTCATGGACCCCGAAAAACAAGAATCGCTGGGGATCAAGAATATCAAGGCAGTCCAGAGTGCCTCGGAAGTAATCGAGGAGCTGAGCAGGCCCAGGGACGAGAGCGAGGGGCTGGCAGAGAGCGGCCCATCGAACGGCAAACCCGCGTTTGACCTTTTTGGCGACGCGCCCAGTTGCGATACCTGCGGCATGCTGATGGAGCGGCGGGGGAGCTGCTACGTGTGTTCCTCGTGCGGAGACACGACCGGCTGCAGTTAACGCGAAAGAGGGACTGCCAGCCACAAACCGGACAGGAGGCCGCGGGTCGCACGTTGACCCGCGGCCTTTTTTCATATTTTATGAGTCCAAACAGGGAGTTGACACGTAATAAATAAATGAACTATTATTATCAAAGAGGGGTATGAAGAAAAAATAAATCGGGAGAAACCGCGATGCCCCTATCGTGTAAAAGTGCGGTTTTCACATTTTCTTCGTTGCTTTTCTTCCTGCTGTTTTTATGTATTTCCCCACCGCCTTTACTATCCTGCCAGGACAGCCTGGACCTCCACCTGGCTCATCTCGATAGCACGCTCAAGGCCAACCCCAAAGACTCCGAGGCACTGCTGGAGCGCGGCCGCGTGCTGCTCGCCGCAGGCCGTCCGGATGAGGCCCGCGTGCAGTTCAACCTGGCCCGGAATACTGAATCCAAAGAAATTATCGCCCGGGCGCGGATCGGCCTGGGGGATGTGTACCGCGTGAAGCCTAACCGCAAATGGTGGGCGATCAGGGAATACCGGATGGCGATGAAAGCGGATTCGGCTTTCCGGTGCGAGGGGTTATATAAAATCTCCCAGACCGCTTTCGAGCTTGGCTGGACCCATGGCTACAATGTGGCCTGCGATGCGCTCACCGAGCTGGTCTGCCTGGACCCGAAATACAAAAATGTGCTGAAAATCTGGTGGGAGAAGATATTTACCCAAAGCGATGATGAACTCCGCGATGTCTGCCGCCGATTCGATGAGCTTGTGGACCAGGGAAGCGAAAACCGGGACCTCCTGATTTATATGGCGCGGATCCGCTCCCGGCTGGGTCAACCGGACAGCGTGATGGTCGCCCTCGGAAAACTGGAAACTCTCAGCTCGGAGCACAGGCGCTCGGAGCGGCTGCTGCTGGAGGCGCAATGCCAACTGGTGCGTGGAGACACCCTGGGGTTCGAGGAATGCTACAACGAGTCGCTGCGGTACGCCGAACAAGACGACGACTTCACCCATCTTATCCGGGATTCCGAGCCGATATTCAACCCCACCGAAACGGCAAAATGGGATTCGCTCGAGACCCCGGCCGGGAAGTCCGCCTTTTTCCATACTTTCTGGAAGCGGCGCGATCCCGACCCGACCACACCGCACAACGAGCGCCTGCTGACCCATTACAGACGCCTCAATGAAGCGAAGAAAAAATACTGGGATTACACTCCGCATAGCCTGTTCATGACGTCATATACATATTACAGGCTCATGGCCTCCAGACCGGTATACAGCTATGACAATCCATATTTTGATTCTGAATACGATCCGGATCTCTGGTGGGACAACTGCCGCCCGTTGGCTCTGCAGCAACGGGGGTTATTCTATATCCGCCACGGGGAACCGGACGTCCTTTATAGTTTCGGATTTCCCTGGGATGCTTCCCTGACTCCTCCGTCATACGAGGCCTGGCAGTATGGCACGGCCTTCTTTCTTTTCAACAGGAAAAAGGGTTTTTACGCTGCCTCCAAAAGCTATGCTGAGCAGGGCAACATCACTGTAGCAATGAATTCGGAGACATACAAGGACCCTCTGCCCAGGATCAACCAGGCATTCTATGGAGTTGATTTCAGGGGTGAGGACGGCAGGCTGGAAGTGGAATTCTACCAGTCCATCCCTGTCTCGGTCGATAGTGTTTCGGTCGGCACTCCCGGGGCGACTGTTGTGGTCTACGATTCCCTGTGGCGGGAGCTGGTCCGCAGGGAGCGGAAATCGCAATGGGTGTTTACCGGCCGCGACAGCATGTGCATCGCGGTCAACAGCGTGCAGCTTGAGCCGGGCCCGATGTTCTACGCGCTGCGCATGGATGTACCGGGCTACCGCTCGGTGGTCAGGAGGAATATCGATCCGACGCCGTACTCCGGCAAAGAGCTCGAACTCAGCGGCGTTATCCTGGGCAGTCCGCCACCGGTGGGTGTGAGAGTGCACCGGCGCATGGGAGTCAATATCCTGCCCAGGCCGTCGCTGACCTTCAGGCAGGGAGAGTTGATCTCGGTCTATCTTGAAGTCTACGGGCTTGCATCGGACCGGAACGGCGGGCGTTCGTTCAGGGAAAACGTGACTGTCGGCCTTGAGGGGGAGATGGCGGAGAAGAGTCTTATTCAGAGGATTTTTGGCGGTAGGACTCCGCGCACCAGCCTGACCCTGAGTTTCGACAGAGTTTCCCGGACCGCCGCTGGACCGCTGGCCGAAACTTTCAATATTGATACCTCGGACCTGGTCCCCGGCCGCTATTCGCTGAAAATCGCCATCTCGGATAACGCTTCCGGACAGGAAAATGCGATTGCCTGCGGGTTTATGCTCGTGGAGTGATTCTGGAGTAAAAATCAGCAACGCAAAGGGCCGCCCATCACATCGATGAGCGGCCCGTTTTACAGATAATCTGGCGTCCCCAAGGGGACTCGAACCCCTGTTGCCGCCGTGAAAAGGCGGAGTCCTGGGCCACTAGACGATGGGGACGTTTTTTGCCGTGTCCAGAGCAGGAGCCGTAAAAATATTTGCGAGGGCCCGCGCTGTCAAGTAAAAGCAGGTATTTTACCCCTGCTGGTCACTGAAGATTTCCTGGTACAGCTTGTCGCTGAGCTCGACACCCTCGCGCTCCGAGCGTAGCCGGCTGGCCGCGGAGCGCTCGCCGGGCAGCAGGGCGGGCTGCCCCTCCACGGCAGGGCGGGCGGCCTTGATCGCTGCAACCAGTTCCCCGGTGATCCTGTCGTAGTCGACGGCGTCAACCAGGATATCCCGGTGCAGGGCGATCACGCTCAGGCCGTAGTCGCTGCGGGGGCCGGGCATGACTGTGGCGCCGGTGAGCGCGGTGGTCAGTATCTGCACCACCACGGAGAGGGCATAACCCTTGTGGCCGCCGAACGGCAGCAGGCAGCCGCCGCGCAGGGCGGTCTCGGGGTCGGTGGTGGGATTGCCCTCAGAGTCCAGCGCGACACCATCGGGGATCGGTTTGCCTTCGGCCATCGCTACCCGGCAGTCGCCGTAAGTGGTAGCGGTGGTGGCCAGGTCGGCGACAATCGGCTCGGGATCGCGGGGCAGACCAACGGTGAGCGGATTAGTGCCCAGCACCGGCGCTGTCGCGCCGTGGGGAGCGGCCATCGGCGAGCAGTTGGCGAACCATAGACTGACATGGCCCGCCAGCGCCAGCTTGCGCGCGAAATAGCCGATCGGGCCGGTGTGGGTGGCCCCCCGGCAGCCGATCACCGCCACGGGCGAGCCGGAGAGCATCTCCAGCGCCTTTTCGG of the Candidatus Glassbacteria bacterium genome contains:
- a CDS encoding DUF3857 domain-containing protein, which codes for MRKSGPAALLFFAAVFAAANVFALSNSLEELLRDEEIIMPDNLEERYAGSAAVIVLDRKEINQSRSIDPVYIRRHVAVKVLNEDGVREFSTVKVPYYEQVKVNDFKAQIIRGGQTIEVKGIINRDVDLANADKDFIYPVAMGSNVFVLRQIEVARTPTSTDLLKLTSTDGFHKQKDRAWKIRQIDFPGLQPGDIIEYEYQFEDKRAQLYGYFYFERKHPALKLQHITQNTRMLKFNYESTNFTRRPKTVFEPRFTNQEEYDNMRIRDALRTVDINNPDSWQFYGHQYFEVTLDTVPAFPADLPLAPTFAEAASRIDFLLAEIYNVWFATDSDARVRREYFSPNWNFVFKRLTERNFPNESRSKRAISEISNVIASANSPREKVNAAVAWARENLVCTNELDRWDGYYWSSKAEHPDNVLRSKEGNSDDIAHFLISALWYNNLPVFPFYTKRRSSGMLLKNVPIETQFDCTLLALEVSRRRFEFWQPILDVPMPPDYIDPQYEGQLGFVNQSDDEDVIVENAKIPVSEATKHVCKLDGSFELAADGTLSGSVNQTLNGHFATAIKRQLLVRQAGPADALAAMLYTRWGEVTVEGEPQISDPKALSGQMTVSAKLSILGAATAGADGLVLKSSLLTDPVSIQLDGSERKLAVVYPHTGDYQSSFEITIPAGYALPDSLPEPVELKTRGFYFTRVVARQSDNTLLIKRDFAIDGGLSVAGRLYNRRYAALYKQIQEADAVELTLKKL
- a CDS encoding aldehyde dehydrogenase family protein, yielding MSDNDIRTQLFIGGEWVESDESFPVVNPYDESELAPVSAAGPEHLEQAVRAAAASGMEDLTAHRRYLVLDEVSRRIKDEREKLTSLIVREAGKPVRYAAGEVERAVQTFSFAAGEARRLHGSTMELDAHPEGKDHFAFYHRFPLGIIGAISPFNFPLNLVAHKVAPALAAGNSVILKPASTTPLVALELARIISDAGAPPGAINVLPGSGSKLGSPLVEHPDVAMITFTGSLEVGRRIRRDAGMKRVTLELGSNSALIVDDDSRLDEAVSRSIIGAFAYSGQVCISIQRILLRSSLAGRFIEQFVPAVEKIRAGDPADQATELGPMIEEAEARRAQEWVDEAVAQGASVLTGGRRDGAFYSPTVLEDVEHDMKVYSSEVFAPVVCIERYDDFDDALERVNNSEYGLQAGVYTSSLPRAMEAFRRLEVGGVMINDFPTYRVDQMPYGGVKGSGTGREGPKFAVEDMTELKLCVFNN
- a CDS encoding alpha/beta hydrolase; the protein is MSGFRTKALRIVIWPAGSLALGTAVAFLFAEWYRAADHTGRLLERRGCGFEVVEKELAEVAGRRAVAFSLTDNLGRVSSGCLSLPATVAEPLPAVLILGGHGTGARAVELVKLDRPAVLCGMDYPPIPEHRVHPARFPSLLFSLDSLVTDAVGMAFTAIDYLSAHSAVDSTRITVLGASFGVPFAVIAGLDPQVDGMVLIYGGAGMERVIEWNLRGKIRSGPLRRFVSYILGTFAAPFEPSSYIGEFSPRPLLIVNGSGDTKIPVESACQLYAAAGEPKEQVWVQGEHIHPSNRQLIDSLTAGISGWMVRQGLL
- a CDS encoding vitamin B12-dependent ribonucleotide reductase, with translation MQADKTRQKTARKAEAGEVANRLKSDVTAREIPAEEQLFGQGVFEYPDRIERVFTTEGKDVYSMVNWSRRSLKMVDHTKGKVVYQADELEFPSTWSENACKITASKYFKKSSRYEETSLRQVIDRIVDTIADEGGKAGYFAADDEQVTFRAELTFIMLDQRACFNSPVLFNVGVPGERPQASACFINSVKDDMHDISRLIVNEGQIFKWGSGSGVNYSTLRSEGEPLSTGGTASGPLSFMKVLDANAGAIKSGGKSRRAAKMCVLNADHPDIERFIDCKVVEEKKAQVLIDAGYDGSIAGEAYSTITYQNANNSVRVTDDFMKAVESDGKWELKEVVSRKVVREVEARKMFRRMAEAVWITGDPGIQFDTTTNDWHTCPNSGRINSSNPCSEYVFLDDSACNLASINLLKFVDEGGFKVDDFAHTVRVMITAQEILCGFAKYPTPEITRSSHDFRPLGLGYTNLGALLMTHGLAYDSDGGRQVAGAITALMHGLANESSGWLARRVGPFAGYKTNEKPISQVLDKHYAVLVSIAPREGSETPPLYRETYSQAKASWDRICCEKRYDKGFRNAQVTLLAPTGTISFFMDAVTTGVEPELSLIKYKNLVDGSTLTLVNPLVRRSLEYMKVKPDVIECAEKHIEEHGNLEEFGDLSDEQKKVFATSLGQPGKLTTLKPEAHVRMMAATQPFLSGAISKTVNMPSDSTVEDIEKIYLDAWKMGLKSIAIYRDGCKRSQPLEGKGAKKASPTEVATVPKRRRLPTTRKAITHKFEIAGHEGYVTAGMYKDGKLGEIFILMHKEGSILSGLLDAFGIITSIALQYGAPLEVLVDKMTHMRFEPSGMTKNKQIPIAKSLVDYIYRWLAIEFMDPEKQESLGIKNIKAVQSASEVIEELSRPRDESEGLAESGPSNGKPAFDLFGDAPSCDTCGMLMERRGSCYVCSSCGDTTGCS